The genomic interval CCTGTATGAACTGACCTTTAGCAATAAAGGCGGATTGGTGATGCCCATCATCCTTGAATGGACCTTTGAGGATGGCACCACAGAGATCGAGCGCATTCCCGCACAGATCTGGAGAAAGAACGAGAACAAGATCGTTAAGGCCTTTGTGAAGGATAAAAAAGTGAAGTCAGTGAAACTGGATCCGTTTAAAGAAACAGCGGACATCAACGAGAAGAATAATTCCTGGGGAGAGATCGCAGCCGAACCCAGCAAGTTTCAGCTGTTCAAACAAAGACAGGCTGCCCGTGGCCAATCGCAAGGGATAAACCCAATGCAGAAAGCCCAGCAGAAAAAAGGCTTTTAATAGAAATAAGGAACAATAAAAAAGGAATAAGGAAGTATTGAACTACTTCCTTATTCCTTTTTTATTGTTCCTTATTTCTTATTTTTCCCTGTGCCTTCCTCCCCTTTCTTCTTTCCTCTTCCTGCTTCCAGTAATTTCTGGTGAAGCAAATATTCGATCTGTCCATTGACACTGCGAAACTCATCCGCAGCCCATTTTTCCAGAGCCTTGTAGGTTTCCGTATCTATCCTGAGTACAAAACTTTTTTTCTCGCTCACCTTATTGGATTTAAGATGGATCGGGGACCAGTGCCTCGATGGCCCGGTAAAAGCCTTTTACTTTCTCCGAACCTATAAAAATTTTCTTTCCGGAATGAAGTACAAATTGTACTCCTTCTTTTGTGCCTGTGTGCTGAACATGCCCGTATCCAAAGACCATGCGTTTGGAACCAATCTGTAAAAAAGGGCTTTTCCGTATTCGTGCTTCTTTAATATCATACCTGGATACCTGCCGGTATTTTCGGGAAAATGGCCTCCATCGATAATAGACCGCCCAATCGGTCACGATCAGTTCAAGACGGGTGATATAAAATCCATAGAGTATGGAAAGGTTTAGAATCAGTACAAACGGTACAACAAACCAAGCCTCTTTTTTATCATCAGCACTCAGAGCCAGGATAGTGATACCAATGGACATCACAATGGGTGAGATCAGCAGTAGCCAGAACCAGGTCTGGCTAAACCGCTGTGTCTCTTTGAAGACAATATTTCCTTTGATCTGTTTGTCTTGCATACTATTGGGATCATTGATATAAAGTACCGGTGTTCAGGATCGGTTGAACAGAACGTTCACCACAGAGAACAACCATCAGGTTGCTGACCATGGCTGCTTTTTTCTCTTCATCCAGAATTACGATATCTTTTTTATTCAGCATTTCCAATGCCATTTCAACCATGCCTACAGCCCCTTCTACGATCTTGGTACGTGCCGCTACGATGGCAGTAGCCTGTTGCCTTTGCAACATGGCACCCGCGATCTCCTGGGCATAAGCCAGGTGCGCGATACGGGCCTCCCGAATGATGATACCCGCAGGTGCCAGGCGATCGGCCAATTCCTTTTCCAGGATACCATTCACCTTATCACCACCATCACGCAATGTAATGTCTGCATGCTCATCCTCCAGGTTGTCATAGGGAAAACTATTCGCCAGGTGACGTACCGCCGCCTCGCTTTGAATTTTTACATAGCCTTCATAATCTTCTACCTCGTAAGCGGCCTTGTAGGTATCGCCTACCTGCCATACCACTACGGCGCCGATCTCGATGGGATTACCCATTTTGTCATTCACCTTCAAGGTCTGCCCTTGCAGGTTCTCCGCCCGCATGGATATCTTCTGCTTGGTATACAGGGGGTTGACAAAGAACAAACCGTCCTTTTTCACTGTTCCCACATAATTACCAAAGAAGTTCAATACCCGGGAGTGGTTGGGGTAAATGACCATTAATCCCGCCATGACGAAAAAGCTGGCAATGAGCAGGATAACCGCCGCCGCGATGATCCATCCGCCTTCCTTGATCCGGATAAAGAAATAAATAGAGGCGGCCATCATGACCAATGAAATAAGCAGTGCTAAAAAACCCGACATGGGGTTGGTGTTCTTTTCCATATTAAGAGTGATTTATTTTGATATCATTTCGATATCAAATGTACAAAGATTTCCGTGATCTCCAAATTTTTTAGGAAAAACCGGGAAATAAGGAATAAAAAATAAGGAACAAAGAAGTACGTGTACCTACTTCTTTGTTCCTTATTTAATATTCCTTATTTTTTATTCCTTATTTCTTATTCTTTATCCTCCGGTCTTCCCATCCCTTACTTTTACGGCCTTTTTACCGGAGTTCTTTTTTTCAAACTCGAGTACCGTTTTGGGTTTGGGGGTTGCTCTGTTGCCCAGGGAATCGGTGGTGGGTTTATAGGAATTTCGCACATCGATCGGGGCCAGATCATCCAGTCCGTTTTTGAGTTTGTCGTGTACGTATTCTTCTGTTTTTTCAATGGTTCCGAAATCGGGGTCATAGTATTTCCAGGTGCCATGACGAAGCGTGGTCCCTTCCAGTTTTACTACAACGTGATCAACTATGCGGGTGGGGTCATCAATATCATAGACCGCGACGGTGTCGTAGGGGTTCTCCGGGTTCACCGATTTCCAGCTCTCTTCGCGTACCAGAGCGCCCCAGCGATTGTAATAGAAACATTTGCCGTGCTTGTTTCCCCATTTATAATTTTCGATGGCCTGGATATCGCCGGTTAAATAGAACTGTTGCCAGCGGCCTTCCTTCAGGTCGTTGACATAAACACCCTGCTCCTCATAACCGGGTTCTCCCCGAAGAGGTTGTACCGTAATGACCCAGCGGCCTTGCTTTTTCCCGTCAAGGTCAACGATATTCAGGGTATCGCCCCTTACCCCCGTGATATAGCTTTTATACTGGCCATATCCACTCAGGCTGATGAACAGAAATAAGGAAAGAAGATATCGCATAGTTTAGTAAGTTTGAATCCCTCCCGCTCCCGCGGGAGAATACCAGAACTAAGTTACTAACGAAAAATCGCTTTGTTTATGAGCCGACTGTTAAAGTTCCTACCGGTATTATTCCTCGTACAACCCCTTCTTTCCCTGGCTCAGCCAGCGCCGACACCGGCCGCTGAACGCCTGAAAACCATGGAACAAAGAAAAAACCTGCATGACCGCTCCGTGCTGAATGGGACCGCTTTTCGAAGCATCGGACCTGTGACCATGAGTGGCCGTGTAGTGGATATAGAGGCCAATCCTGAAGACCCCACCGAATTCTATGTGGCCTATGCCAGTGGAGGACTTTGGCATACCACCAACAATGGGTTGTCCTTTGTCCCGGTTTTTGACTCAGCCGATGTGATCACCATTGGCGATATCGCAGTGAATTGGGAAAAAGGGATCATCTGGATAGGAACCGGTGAAGTGAACAGCAGCCGCTCATCTTACGCGGGTATTGGAATCTTTAAGAGTGTGGACAAAGGCAAGACCTGGCAATACAAGGGTCTCCCCGAATCACACCATATCGGTAAAATCCTTCTCCACCCTACCGACCCGCAAAAACTGTGGGTAGGGGCACTGGGACATCTGTATTCACCCAATGCCGAACGTGGCGTATTTATGAGTACAGATGGCGGAGATACCTGGAAACAAACGCTGTTCATAGACAATAACACAGGCGTTGTGGAAATGGATATCAACCCCAAAAATCCCCAGGAAATCTATGCAGCGGCCTGGTACCGTACCCGGCGCGCCTGGAATTTTGAAGAAGCCGGTCAATCAAGCGGCATCTATAAAAGTAATGACGGAGGGGTGACCTGGTCGCTTCTGACCAATGCCGCAAGCGGGTTTCCTACCGGTGATGGGGTCGGGAGAATTGGATTGGCCGTTTATCCAGGTAACCCAAACATGGTATACGCGATTCTCGATAACCAGGCTGTAAAACCTGATACCTCCGCAAAAAAGGGCACTACCTATGAACTGGAAGATCTCAAAAACCTGACCGTTGAACAATTTGGGCAACTGGATGAAAAAAAATTGGATAGTTTTTTACGGGACAACCGCATGTCTGGTCGTTATAAGGCAAAACAGATCAAGGATGATGTGGCGTCAGGTAAGCTCAAACCAACGGCCATATATGACTTTCTCGATGTGAACACAGGCTTTGAAGGTTCCCCGATTGGATGTGAAGTATATAAAAGCCTGGATGCAGGCAAGACCTGGAAAAAGGCCAATGAGAAAGACATACCGATCTTCTTTACCTATGGGTATTATTTCGCCAAGATCTATGTGTCTCCATATAACCCGGAAAAAGTATATGCCCTGGGATTCTCTTCCATGGTTTCTTATGACGGAGGGAAAACCTGGAGCGAAATGGACAAGGACAATGTACACGCCGATCATCATGCGCTCTGGGTCAACCCCAAAAAAGATTCGCATTTGATCAATGGAAACGATGGAGGCGTCAACATTACGTATGATGATGGTAAGGTCTGGTTCAAAGCAAATACCCCGGCGGTAGGTCAGTTCTATGCCATTACCACGGATAATGCAAAGCCGTATAACGTATATGGTGGATTACAGGACAATGGGGTATGGTCATTCCCTTCCCAATCACCACGCAACTCCTTTTCCAATTCGGGATTGGGATTGGCCGATGGAACCGAGAAGAGTTTAGGTGGTGGAGACGGGATGCAGGTACAGGTAGATCTTCGGGACAATGCGACCACTTACTATGGCTCTCAATTCGGGAATTATGTTCGTCGCGTATTGGGCCAAGCCGGCAGAGCAGCGCGGATAACCCCTTCTCATCAATTGGGTGAAAAACCTTACCGGTTCAACTGGCAAACCCCCATTCATTTGAGCAGGCACAATAATGATATTCTGTATTTCGGAAGCAATCATTTTCACCGTTCCCTCAATCAGGGTGACAGTATGAAAACCCTGAGTGCCGACCTGACCCGTGGCCGGGTGGATGGCAATGTTCCTTATGGTACCATTACCACCCTGACAGAATCCCCTTTACGTTTTGGCCTGTTGTATGTTGGTTCGGATGATGGCAACCTGCATCGTAGCCGGGATGGTGGTTATACCTGGGAAGCTTTGCACGCCCAACCAGCCGATCCCAAAGCAAAAAAGAAGAAAACAGATACGAAATTAAACACCCAGCAACTCTGGGTAAGCCGGATAGAAGCCAGTTATGCGTCTGAAAACAGGGTCTATGTATCCTTGAATGGCTATCGGTTTGACCACTTCCTTCCTTATCTCTATATCAGTAATGACCAGGGTGATTCCTGGACACGTATTGGTCTTGATCTGCCCAATGAACCGATCAATGTGGTTCGTGAGGATCCAAAGAATGACAGCATCCTGTATGTAGGTACGGATGGCGGATTATATGTAAGCCTTGACCGGGGGGCCAGCTTCATGATGTGGGATAAAGGGCTTCCACGGTCTGTTCCCATTCATGATATTGCCATTCACGAGCGCGATAACGAGATCATTTTGGGAACACACGGAAGAAGCGTGTATGTTGCCAAGCTGGAAGAAGTAAGGAAAAAAATGTCTTCCAAGAAATAGATTGACAAAAGGCTGCGTCCCTTAGAGCTTTCGCGTCTTCGCGGTTAGGTCTTACCGCAAAGACGCGAAGGCGCTAAGGGACGCTATCATTTTAGGATCAGAAGGCTTTGAAGCGCTCAAAGCAAGCTCGCTCGAGGTTTTCCCGGTCGTCGGGGTGAGAGATATTGATCAGCGCACGGGCCCTGTCACGCAGGTTTTTACCGTAGAGATAAGCAATCCCGTATTCGGTGACCACATAGTGAACGTGTCCTCTGGTTGTTACCACGCCGGCTCCTTCTTTAAGGAAAGGAACGATACGGCTGATGCCTTTGGTGGTTCGACTGGTGAGGGCAATGATGGGTTTACCACCTTCGCTAAGGGCCGCTCCCCGCATAAAGTCCATTTGTCCACCGATACCACTGTACTGCCGGGTACCGATAGAGTCTGCGCAAACCTGACCGGTTATATCTACTTCGATGGCACTATTGACGGCCACTACTTTCGGGTTACGCCGGATCACATGCGGATCATTTACGTAGTCAATATCCAGGAATACAAAAGATGGGTTGTCGTGTACGTAATCGTATAATTTTCGGGTGCCTACGGCAAAACCCGTCACAGTCTTATATGGGTGAATTCTTTTCTTTGAGTTGTTGATGATGTCCTTGTCAACCAGGTCAATGATACCATCGCTGCACATTTCGGTATGAACACCCAGGTTTTTGTGGTTGTATAAAGATTTAAGGACCGCATCAGGGATGGTACCAATACCCATCTGGATGGTGCTGCCGTCTTCGATCATTCCGGCAATATGCTTTCCGATCTGGAATTCCTCCTCCCCTGTTTTCGAACCATAATCCACTTCGGGTAAAGGCTCTTCATGGTAAACCATGTAATCAAAGCGTTCTGTATGGATCAGGCTGTCGCCGTGTGTACGGGGAACGCTGGGGTTAACCTGAGCAATGATATGATGCGCGGTATTCACGGCACTCCGGGCAATATCTACCGATACTCCCAGTGAGCAATACCCATGTTGATCGGGAGGGGAAACCTGGATCAGGGCCACATCAATATCCATTTGATTACGGAAAAGATCGGGGATATCACTTAAAAATACCGGGATGAAATCCGCACGGCCATCGTTGACCGCTTTTCGTACAGACTCCGATACAAACATGCAATTGATATGAAAAGAATCTTTGTATTCGGGTTTATCAACCGTAATATCACCCTGTACGGTAATAAAGACCAATTCAACATCTGTCAATTCGGGGGCCTTGCGGGCCAATTCACGAAGCAGATACAAAGGGGTTTGGGCACTACCCTGGATAAAAACGCGGCTACCGGATTTGATCACAGATAAGGCCTCCTGGGCTGGGGTATAGGTTACCGGAACTTTCATGATTCAATCAAATTTAGCTGAACACAAAGCTATTAAATTGTCATTCCCCTGCATTGATTCATTGGAGACCTACGCCTGATATACATCAGGCCTTTTGTTGAGCAAGGAACCATTGAAGCGCGAGTTCGTACCCATGAAGCCCTAAACCAAATATGCTTCCCCGGGCCTGACCGGAGACATGAGAAAATTTACGAAAGTCTTCCCGGGCATGTACGTTGGAGATATGGACCTCGATAACGGGGGCCTTAACAGCCGCAATGGCATCCCCGATGGAAACGGAGGTATGCGTATATCCGCCCGGGTTAAGGATGATACCGTGGTGATCAAAACCGGTCCGTTGTATCTGGTCGATCAATTCACCTTCCACGTTGCTTTGGAAATAGGTAAAACTGACCGATGGATATTTACCGGAAAGTGTTTCCAGGTATTGCTCAAATGATTGATCACCATAGATCTCCGGTTCCCGCTTTCCCAGCAGGTTAAGATTGGGGCCATTGATGATGGATATCCGCATAGATCAGGGTGCTTTCAGCGAATTTACCTAATTCCCGCTTGCCACGGATGTTTTCATCAGGTCGATGAATTCGTCAAACAGATACCTCGAATCGTGTGGGCCGGGTGTCGCTTCGGGATGGTATTGTACCGAGAATGCAGGTTTACCCTTAAGCCTTATCCCTTCAATGGATTGATCATTCAGGTTCAGGTGCGTGATCTCAATATGTTCTGCCTTTCTCACCGCTTCCGGATCAACGCCAAACCCATGGTTCTGCGTAGTGATCTCACTTTTTCCGGTCACCAGGTTCTTTACCGGGTGGTTAAGACCGCGATGGCCATGGTGCATTTTAAAGGTGGGGATATCATTGGCAAGGGCCAGCAATTGGTGCCCCAGGCAGATGCCAAAAGTGGGTTTGCCCTCCTTGAGTAATTCTTTGACGGATACGATGGCATAGTCCATGGCCGAGGGATCCCCGGGTCCGTTGGAAATAAAGTATC from Chitinophagales bacterium carries:
- a CDS encoding SPFH domain-containing protein, whose protein sequence is MEKNTNPMSGFLALLISLVMMAASIYFFIRIKEGGWIIAAAVILLIASFFVMAGLMVIYPNHSRVLNFFGNYVGTVKKDGLFFVNPLYTKQKISMRAENLQGQTLKVNDKMGNPIEIGAVVVWQVGDTYKAAYEVEDYEGYVKIQSEAAVRHLANSFPYDNLEDEHADITLRDGGDKVNGILEKELADRLAPAGIIIREARIAHLAYAQEIAGAMLQRQQATAIVAARTKIVEGAVGMVEMALEMLNKKDIVILDEEKKAAMVSNLMVVLCGERSVQPILNTGTLYQ
- a CDS encoding acetyl-CoA hydrolase/transferase family protein, whose amino-acid sequence is MKVPVTYTPAQEALSVIKSGSRVFIQGSAQTPLYLLRELARKAPELTDVELVFITVQGDITVDKPEYKDSFHINCMFVSESVRKAVNDGRADFIPVFLSDIPDLFRNQMDIDVALIQVSPPDQHGYCSLGVSVDIARSAVNTAHHIIAQVNPSVPRTHGDSLIHTERFDYMVYHEEPLPEVDYGSKTGEEEFQIGKHIAGMIEDGSTIQMGIGTIPDAVLKSLYNHKNLGVHTEMCSDGIIDLVDKDIINNSKKRIHPYKTVTGFAVGTRKLYDYVHDNPSFVFLDIDYVNDPHVIRRNPKVVAVNSAIEVDITGQVCADSIGTRQYSGIGGQMDFMRGAALSEGGKPIIALTSRTTKGISRIVPFLKEGAGVVTTRGHVHYVVTEYGIAYLYGKNLRDRARALINISHPDDRENLERACFERFKAF
- the aroQ gene encoding type II 3-dehydroquinate dehydratase codes for the protein MRISIINGPNLNLLGKREPEIYGDQSFEQYLETLSGKYPSVSFTYFQSNVEGELIDQIQRTGFDHHGIILNPGGYTHTSVSIGDAIAAVKAPVIEVHISNVHAREDFRKFSHVSGQARGSIFGLGLHGYELALQWFLAQQKA
- a CDS encoding Arc family DNA binding domain-containing protein, encoding MSEKKSFVLRIDTETYKALEKWAADEFRSVNGQIEYLLHQKLLEAGRGKKKGEEGTGKNKK